In Sporichthyaceae bacterium, a genomic segment contains:
- the allB gene encoding allantoinase AllB: MPSGAADLVIRARRAMLPAGERPAAVVVSAGRIEAVVEVDAAVPAARTEELGTDAVLLPGLVDTHVHVNEPGRTHWEGFATATRAAAAGGVTTLLDMPLNSLPPTLDAEALAIKRAAAAGRVHVDVGFWGGVVPGNLGDGAALSGLHAAGVFGFKCFLADSGVPEFPPLDGAGLLRAAELVAALDALLIVHAEDAAVLAVAPPAGPGYPAFLASRPPAAEVSAVEAVLDAARRTGARVHVLHLSAAAALPALAAARAEGVPVTVETCPHYLTLNSAAVLPGATEFKCCPPVRDAANCDALWAGLRSGVIDAVVSDHSPSPPELKRPRGAEVGDFATAWGGVSSLQLGLPVVWTAARSRGIGLGEVSVWMSPGPARLAGLGDKGAIVAGAAADLVEFAPDEEFTVVAGDLAHRHPITPYAGRRLSGVVRRTWLGGTVTGGAPAGRLLSRGEPR; encoded by the coding sequence ATGCCAAGCGGAGCGGCTGACCTGGTGATCCGGGCCCGGCGCGCGATGCTGCCCGCGGGCGAGCGACCCGCGGCCGTGGTCGTGTCCGCCGGCCGCATCGAGGCGGTGGTGGAGGTGGATGCCGCTGTGCCCGCGGCGCGGACCGAGGAGTTGGGCACCGACGCCGTTCTGCTGCCGGGGCTGGTGGACACCCACGTGCACGTGAACGAGCCGGGGCGCACGCACTGGGAGGGCTTCGCCACGGCCACGCGCGCGGCCGCGGCCGGTGGAGTCACGACGCTGTTGGACATGCCGCTGAACAGCCTGCCGCCGACGCTGGACGCGGAAGCGCTCGCGATCAAGCGTGCCGCGGCGGCCGGGCGCGTCCACGTCGATGTCGGGTTCTGGGGCGGGGTGGTGCCGGGCAATCTCGGCGATGGTGCAGCGCTGTCCGGGCTGCACGCCGCGGGTGTGTTTGGTTTCAAATGCTTCCTCGCCGACTCCGGCGTGCCGGAGTTTCCGCCGCTGGACGGCGCCGGCCTCCTGCGTGCCGCGGAACTGGTGGCCGCGCTGGACGCCCTGTTGATCGTGCACGCCGAGGACGCGGCGGTGCTGGCGGTCGCACCGCCTGCCGGCCCCGGCTACCCGGCGTTCCTCGCCTCCCGCCCGCCCGCCGCGGAGGTCTCCGCCGTCGAGGCAGTCCTGGACGCGGCGCGGCGGACCGGCGCCCGGGTGCACGTACTGCACCTTTCCGCCGCCGCGGCCCTCCCGGCGCTCGCCGCGGCGCGCGCCGAGGGAGTACCGGTCACGGTGGAGACCTGCCCGCACTACCTGACGCTCAACTCGGCGGCGGTGCTGCCCGGGGCGACGGAGTTCAAGTGTTGCCCTCCCGTGCGCGACGCCGCGAACTGCGACGCGCTCTGGGCCGGGCTGCGGTCCGGGGTCATCGACGCCGTGGTCTCGGACCACTCACCCAGCCCGCCCGAACTCAAGCGCCCGCGGGGCGCTGAGGTCGGGGATTTCGCGACGGCCTGGGGCGGGGTGTCCTCGTTGCAGTTGGGTCTGCCCGTGGTGTGGACGGCCGCCCGGTCGCGCGGCATCGGGCTGGGTGAGGTGTCGGTTTGGATGTCGCCCGGCCCGGCTCGGCTGGCCGGGCTGGGGGACAAGGGCGCCATCGTTGCGGGCGCCGCCGCCGACCTGGTCGAGTTCGCGCCGGACGAGGAGTTCACGGTGGTCGCCGGCGATCTGGCGCACCGTCACCCGATCACGCCGTACGCCGGGCGCCGGCTCTCCGGCGTGGTGCGCCGCACCTGGTTGGGCGGGACCGTGACGGGTGGGGCGCCGGCGGGCCGGCTGCTGTCGCGGGGAGAGCCGCGATGA
- a CDS encoding PPOX class F420-dependent oxidoreductase: MSGPNQRHLNLLAEHRKGVLVTLKRDGRPQLSNVIYAFAATGGRVRVSVTADRAKTRNAARDSRVSLHISTPDFWTWVVAEGEAELTPVAADPHDPTVEELVALYRALSGEHPDWADYRAAMVSERRQVLSFTVTHTYGQTPD, encoded by the coding sequence ATGAGCGGACCGAACCAGCGTCACCTGAACTTGCTCGCCGAGCACCGCAAAGGTGTGCTCGTGACGTTGAAGCGGGACGGGCGGCCTCAGCTGTCCAACGTGATCTACGCCTTCGCCGCAACCGGCGGCCGGGTGCGGGTATCGGTGACTGCCGACCGCGCGAAGACCCGAAACGCCGCACGCGACTCACGGGTGAGCCTGCACATCTCGACACCGGATTTCTGGACCTGGGTGGTGGCCGAAGGTGAGGCCGAGCTGACACCCGTCGCCGCCGACCCTCACGACCCCACCGTCGAGGAACTGGTCGCGCTCTACCGCGCACTGTCCGGGGAGCACCCCGACTGGGCCGACTACCGCGCGGCGATGGTCAGCGAGCGCCGTCAGGTGCTCTCGTTCACCGTCACCCACACCTACGGCCAGACGCCGGACTGA
- a CDS encoding lipocalin-like domain-containing protein, translating into MDLIGTWTLAAFEVIASDGTVEKPLGEAPLGRIMYTADGTMSAMLGAGNRPSFGVRADQASDAQWGAAARMFIAYAGTWTRHGDVVRHQVAVSLIPDWIGTTLVRTIGEWDGGLTLTVQPNRAGGRAQRLAWAPVTT; encoded by the coding sequence GTGGATCTGATCGGGACGTGGACGCTGGCCGCCTTCGAGGTGATCGCCTCCGACGGGACGGTGGAGAAGCCGCTCGGTGAGGCTCCGCTCGGCCGGATCATGTACACCGCCGACGGCACGATGTCGGCGATGCTCGGCGCCGGGAACCGCCCGTCCTTCGGCGTACGGGCCGATCAGGCCTCCGATGCACAGTGGGGCGCTGCGGCCCGGATGTTCATCGCCTACGCCGGCACCTGGACGCGGCACGGCGACGTGGTCCGCCACCAGGTGGCGGTTTCGCTGATCCCGGACTGGATCGGCACCACGCTGGTCCGCACGATCGGCGAGTGGGACGGTGGGCTCACCCTGACCGTGCAACCCAACAGAGCAGGTGGACGCGCCCAACGGCTGGCTTGGGCGCCGGTAACGACCTGA
- a CDS encoding cupin domain-containing protein — protein sequence MSTNSTGALAPRSRPRSHRSVIACVAICVSVLAGCGDGASDVRTAAATASPTPSAAGSVLLGKGLIQDGVKLDTGGPAAFSVFVKTIPPGGSTGWHTHDGSETSIVTKGELTFLRAGACTPVVYRAGQGVFVPAHTAHLARNDGAVPAEIVVTYLLKPGAPDRMDAPAPC from the coding sequence ATGTCTACCAACTCCACAGGTGCGCTCGCGCCGCGTTCTCGACCCCGAAGTCACCGATCGGTCATTGCCTGCGTCGCCATCTGCGTCTCGGTCCTCGCCGGCTGTGGTGACGGTGCATCAGATGTCCGGACGGCGGCCGCGACGGCGTCGCCCACGCCGAGCGCCGCCGGCTCGGTCCTGCTCGGCAAGGGCCTCATCCAGGATGGCGTGAAGCTCGACACCGGCGGTCCGGCGGCGTTCTCGGTTTTCGTCAAGACGATTCCACCGGGCGGTTCCACGGGGTGGCATACCCACGACGGGAGCGAGACATCGATCGTGACGAAGGGAGAGCTGACCTTTCTGCGTGCCGGCGCTTGCACCCCGGTGGTCTACCGGGCGGGCCAGGGTGTGTTCGTTCCAGCCCACACCGCGCACCTGGCTCGCAACGACGGTGCGGTTCCGGCCGAGATCGTCGTGACCTATCTGTTGAAGCCCGGGGCTCCCGACCGCATGGATGCACCGGCCCCCTGCTAG
- a CDS encoding nuclear transport factor 2 family protein: MGEGFDDAAEINRKIVQDAFDAWAAGTAPISDLFAPEMVWRIEGTSIISEQYQDSAQFLDQVLSPFAARFAAGERFRPVRIRAIHADADTVVVLWDGHGVANDGLPYDNSYAWFMTLADGKVVDATAFFDTITLNDLWTRVPPAG; the protein is encoded by the coding sequence ATGGGCGAGGGGTTCGACGACGCGGCCGAGATCAACCGGAAGATCGTGCAGGACGCGTTCGACGCGTGGGCGGCCGGGACCGCCCCGATCAGCGACCTGTTCGCGCCGGAAATGGTCTGGCGCATCGAGGGGACCAGCATCATCTCCGAGCAGTACCAGGACTCGGCGCAGTTCCTCGACCAGGTCCTGTCCCCCTTCGCCGCCAGATTCGCTGCGGGCGAACGGTTCCGCCCAGTCCGGATACGGGCGATCCACGCCGACGCCGACACGGTGGTCGTCCTGTGGGACGGGCACGGCGTCGCCAACGACGGGCTGCCCTACGACAACAGCTACGCCTGGTTCATGACCCTGGCCGACGGCAAGGTCGTCGACGCGACCGCCTTCTTCGACACCATCACCTTGAACGACCTGTGGACCCGAGTGCCACCCGCGGGCTGA
- a CDS encoding GAF and ANTAR domain-containing protein, giving the protein MNAERLAETFVDLADTLVDEFDLVEFLYTLVERCTELLDVTAVGLMLMDNQGRLRVMASTTEETRLLELFQLQNAQGPCLECSRSGQPVAENDLAAAQQRWPKFAPAAVAAGFQSVQAVPMRLRAETIGALNLFHSRVGGLQESDVRIGQALVDVATIGLIQVDLSRRREILLAQLQTALDTRVLIEQAKGVLAERLRITPGEAFSSLRSHARAHNLRLTDLAHEVVEGRAMPAVIDQG; this is encoded by the coding sequence GTGAACGCCGAACGGCTGGCCGAGACATTCGTGGACCTGGCCGACACATTGGTCGATGAGTTCGACCTGGTCGAGTTCCTCTACACGCTGGTCGAACGCTGCACGGAGCTGCTCGACGTGACCGCGGTCGGGTTGATGCTGATGGACAACCAGGGCCGATTGAGGGTGATGGCCTCGACCACCGAGGAGACCCGGTTGCTGGAGCTGTTCCAGCTGCAGAACGCCCAGGGCCCCTGTCTGGAGTGCTCCCGCAGCGGGCAACCCGTCGCCGAGAACGACCTGGCCGCCGCCCAGCAGCGGTGGCCGAAGTTCGCCCCGGCCGCGGTGGCTGCTGGGTTCCAGTCGGTGCAGGCGGTGCCGATGCGCCTGCGGGCCGAGACGATCGGGGCGCTGAACCTGTTCCACTCCCGAGTCGGGGGCCTGCAGGAGTCCGACGTGCGCATCGGTCAGGCGTTGGTGGACGTCGCCACCATCGGATTGATCCAGGTGGACCTGAGCCGGCGCCGGGAGATCCTGCTCGCCCAACTGCAGACCGCCCTGGACACCCGCGTGCTGATCGAACAGGCCAAGGGAGTGCTGGCCGAACGGTTACGGATCACCCCCGGCGAGGCGTTCAGCTCGTTGCGTTCACACGCCCGAGCCCACAACCTGCGGCTCACAGATCTCGCCCACGAGGTCGTCGAGGGCCGCGCGATGCCGGCCGTCATAGACCAGGGCTGA
- a CDS encoding GAF and ANTAR domain-containing protein gives MTDFDSPADTPAAHRWARLWAQVADGAAGRGDPVDLDALCRAAAGQLQVSAVALSVPSSGLGAEMIAGYGRLGRVAEELQVTIGEGPSLETLASGRPLLIGDLAAAESQVRWPLFGPAGVAVGVCSLCVVPIRIGAARFGVLAAYLDRPGGLDPDMLADAIGYGAIALELLLDRLDERVAAGQGLLDGEGSDYEPDRRGRRPLEDHPEIHQATGMIAVQLGVDMPTALLRLRARAFTEARLLSELAADVVSRAVRFDDS, from the coding sequence ATGACTGACTTCGATTCCCCCGCCGATACACCCGCTGCGCACCGGTGGGCGAGGCTGTGGGCGCAGGTCGCGGACGGCGCGGCGGGCCGCGGGGATCCGGTCGACCTGGACGCGCTGTGCCGTGCCGCGGCGGGGCAGTTGCAGGTCAGCGCGGTGGCGCTGTCGGTGCCCAGCTCCGGGTTGGGCGCGGAGATGATCGCCGGATACGGTCGCCTCGGGCGGGTAGCCGAGGAGTTACAGGTCACCATCGGTGAGGGTCCCTCGCTGGAGACCCTCGCATCCGGTCGCCCACTGCTGATCGGCGACCTCGCGGCCGCCGAGTCGCAGGTCCGCTGGCCGTTGTTCGGGCCCGCGGGGGTGGCGGTCGGGGTCTGTTCGCTTTGCGTGGTTCCGATCCGGATCGGCGCAGCTCGGTTCGGTGTGTTGGCGGCCTATCTCGATCGTCCGGGCGGCTTGGACCCGGACATGTTGGCCGACGCGATCGGGTATGGGGCGATCGCGTTGGAACTTCTTCTGGACCGCCTGGACGAACGCGTTGCCGCTGGGCAGGGTTTGCTGGACGGGGAAGGCTCGGACTATGAACCGGACCGGCGCGGGCGGCGACCGTTGGAGGATCACCCCGAGATCCACCAGGCCACGGGGATGATCGCGGTGCAGCTGGGCGTGGACATGCCCACCGCCCTGCTGAGGCTACGCGCCCGCGCGTTCACCGAGGCCCGCCTGCTCTCCGAGCTGGCCGCCGATGTGGTGTCCCGCGCCGTGCGATTCGACGACAGCTGA
- the rpoD gene encoding RNA polymerase sigma factor RpoD, translated as MARATSSRAADAGSVAGSASSGAARDGERIVTQPAPDTSGVALLDGRELLRNVPAPAGRAKATEPTDEAAPEEAGEEPVEPTTGELVEEDEEDEAPVAQVSVVATDLVRHYLREIGRVRLLTAAEEVQLARRIEAGVFAAEKLTSEPVMDATLHNELLIIERDGARAKRQLIEANLRLVVSIAKRYAGRGLPFLDLVQEGNLGLIRAVEKFDYTKGYKFSTYATWWIRQAVTRALADQARTIRVPVHVVEMINKIIRLQRVLHQETGREPNPEEIAFRLDLTTERVIEALRFAQDPVSLHTPIGEAEDSELGDLIEDAEALSPADAAAVSMLRSDLESILETLGEREKRVVKMRYGLHDGNPHTLEEVGQIFGVTRERVRQIEANTLAKLRHRPAAAELREYLA; from the coding sequence GTGGCCCGCGCCACGTCGTCTCGTGCCGCAGATGCCGGTTCAGTCGCCGGTTCCGCGTCGAGCGGAGCCGCACGGGACGGCGAACGCATCGTCACGCAGCCCGCGCCTGATACCTCCGGTGTCGCCCTGCTCGACGGTCGGGAGCTGCTCCGTAACGTCCCGGCTCCGGCCGGTCGGGCCAAGGCCACCGAGCCCACCGATGAGGCGGCGCCCGAGGAGGCAGGCGAAGAACCCGTCGAGCCGACCACCGGTGAGCTGGTCGAGGAGGACGAGGAGGACGAGGCCCCGGTCGCCCAGGTCTCCGTCGTGGCCACCGACCTGGTCCGGCACTACCTGCGCGAGATCGGTCGTGTCCGACTGCTGACCGCGGCGGAAGAGGTCCAGCTCGCCCGGCGGATCGAGGCCGGGGTGTTCGCGGCCGAGAAGCTGACCTCCGAGCCGGTCATGGACGCCACGCTGCACAACGAGCTGCTGATCATCGAGCGCGACGGCGCCCGCGCCAAGCGCCAGCTGATCGAGGCCAACCTGCGTCTGGTTGTGTCGATCGCCAAGCGTTACGCAGGCCGCGGCCTGCCGTTCCTGGACCTGGTCCAGGAGGGCAACCTGGGCCTGATCCGCGCGGTGGAGAAGTTCGACTACACCAAGGGCTACAAGTTCTCGACCTACGCGACCTGGTGGATCCGGCAGGCCGTCACCCGCGCGTTGGCCGACCAGGCCCGCACGATCCGGGTCCCGGTGCACGTCGTCGAGATGATCAACAAGATCATTCGGCTGCAGCGGGTCCTGCACCAGGAGACCGGTCGCGAGCCGAATCCGGAGGAGATCGCCTTCCGGCTCGACCTGACCACCGAGCGGGTCATCGAGGCCTTGCGCTTCGCGCAGGACCCGGTGTCGCTGCACACCCCGATCGGTGAGGCGGAGGACTCGGAGCTGGGCGACCTGATCGAGGACGCCGAAGCGCTGTCCCCGGCTGACGCAGCGGCAGTTTCGATGCTCCGCTCGGATCTCGAGTCGATCCTGGAGACCCTGGGCGAGCGGGAGAAGCGCGTCGTGAAGATGCGCTACGGCCTGCACGACGGCAACCCGCACACGTTGGAGGAGGTCGGCCAGATCTTCGGGGTGACCCGCGAGCGGGTCCGCCAGATCGAGGCCAACACCCTGGCGAAGTTGCGGCACCGTCCGGCCGCTGCGGAGCTGCGGGAGTACCTCGCCTGA
- the dnaG gene encoding DNA primase, with amino-acid sequence MAGGRIKDEDVALVRERSAIADVVGASVGLRNAGGGSLKGLCPFHEEKTPSFNVSPSRGYFHCFGCGVGGDVIDFVMKSDSLSFTEAIERLAGRAGITLRYEEGGAVPNRPQGGRSRLVAAHHAAADYYASLLAESPEAAKGREFLDQRGFDAAAAQQFGVGFAPRSWDALVKHLRGRQFKDEELVTAGLAREGQRGLLDRFMGRLMWPIHDVTGDIVGFGARRLFDDDRIEAKYVNTPETPIYKKSQLLYGIESAKKDIKRRGQAVIVEGYTDVMACHLAGVPTAVATCGTAFGVEHVKLLRRLLMDASEFRGEVIFTFDGDAAGQAAARKAYEEQDQRFTTQTFVAVEPDGLDPCDLRISKGDAAVRDLVANRVPLFEFAIRGILGRHDLETAEGRVAAMQAAAPAVLGIRDRALRQEYGRRLAGWLGMDVEAVLGELAQRSRGAQVTGRQAAGRGVERPDPKEPALVVERELLKLALQFPQLLGPRFDALEPDAFCAGAHLLIHQAVVAAGGTAAAGAGERWIGQVREQAGDDVVRALVAELAVDPPHTPGEPDRRYAAEQLAAVQVAAVSRQIDALSGKLQRVNPVERPDEHTKMFSELVALEQFRRGLREQLIGGL; translated from the coding sequence GTGGCCGGTGGACGGATCAAGGACGAGGACGTCGCCCTGGTCCGGGAGCGATCGGCGATCGCCGACGTCGTCGGCGCCTCGGTCGGCCTGCGCAATGCCGGCGGCGGCTCCCTCAAGGGCCTGTGCCCGTTCCACGAGGAGAAGACCCCCTCGTTCAACGTCAGCCCGTCGCGTGGCTACTTCCACTGCTTCGGTTGCGGGGTCGGCGGCGACGTCATCGACTTCGTGATGAAGTCCGACAGCCTCAGCTTCACCGAGGCCATCGAGCGCCTCGCGGGCCGGGCCGGCATCACGTTGCGCTACGAGGAGGGCGGCGCGGTCCCGAACCGCCCGCAAGGTGGTCGCAGCCGCCTGGTCGCCGCCCACCACGCCGCGGCCGACTACTACGCGAGCCTGCTGGCCGAGTCGCCCGAGGCGGCCAAGGGTCGTGAGTTCCTGGACCAGCGGGGCTTCGACGCGGCCGCCGCCCAGCAGTTCGGCGTCGGATTCGCGCCACGGTCCTGGGACGCCCTCGTGAAACATCTGAGGGGGCGTCAGTTCAAGGACGAGGAGTTGGTCACCGCGGGCCTGGCCCGGGAAGGCCAACGCGGCCTGCTGGACCGATTCATGGGCCGCTTGATGTGGCCGATCCACGACGTCACCGGCGACATCGTGGGATTCGGGGCTCGGCGACTGTTCGACGACGACCGCATCGAGGCCAAGTACGTCAACACGCCCGAGACCCCGATCTACAAGAAGAGCCAACTGCTCTACGGGATCGAGTCGGCCAAGAAGGACATCAAACGCCGCGGCCAGGCGGTGATCGTCGAGGGCTACACCGACGTGATGGCCTGCCACCTCGCGGGCGTCCCGACCGCCGTCGCCACCTGCGGGACTGCGTTCGGCGTCGAGCACGTGAAACTGCTGCGCCGCCTGCTGATGGACGCCAGTGAGTTCCGCGGCGAGGTCATCTTCACCTTCGACGGCGACGCGGCCGGGCAGGCCGCCGCTCGCAAGGCCTACGAGGAGCAGGACCAGCGGTTCACCACCCAGACCTTCGTCGCGGTCGAGCCCGACGGCCTGGACCCCTGCGACCTGCGGATTTCCAAGGGCGACGCGGCCGTCCGCGACCTGGTCGCCAATCGCGTCCCGCTTTTCGAGTTCGCGATCCGCGGCATTCTGGGCCGCCACGACCTGGAGACCGCCGAAGGTCGGGTGGCTGCCATGCAGGCCGCCGCGCCGGCAGTGCTCGGCATCCGCGACCGTGCCCTACGGCAGGAGTACGGGCGGCGACTGGCCGGTTGGCTGGGCATGGACGTCGAGGCGGTGCTCGGCGAACTGGCCCAACGCTCCCGCGGGGCGCAGGTGACGGGGCGTCAGGCGGCGGGTCGCGGCGTGGAACGCCCTGACCCCAAGGAGCCCGCGCTGGTGGTGGAGCGTGAACTGCTCAAACTGGCCCTGCAGTTCCCGCAGTTGCTCGGCCCGCGCTTCGACGCGTTGGAACCGGACGCGTTCTGCGCCGGCGCCCATCTGCTGATCCACCAGGCCGTCGTGGCCGCCGGGGGCACTGCCGCGGCCGGTGCCGGCGAGAGATGGATCGGACAGGTCCGCGAGCAGGCCGGCGACGACGTCGTCCGGGCCCTGGTCGCGGAGCTGGCGGTCGACCCGCCGCACACCCCGGGCGAACCGGACCGGCGCTACGCCGCCGAGCAACTGGCCGCGGTGCAGGTCGCGGCGGTCAGCCGCCAGATCGACGCGCTCAGCGGCAAGTTGCAACGCGTCAACCCGGTGGAGCGCCCGGACGAGCACACCAAGATGTTCAGCGAACTCGTGGCCCTCGAGCAGTTCCGCCGAGGCCTGCGCGAACAGCTCATCGGCGGCCTCTGA
- a CDS encoding DinB family protein: MSAEHDLLIEALNHQRDLLRHTAAGLSDEQARVASTVSALCVGGLVKHLTNVERRWTNFITVGAEAFGNFSAESFAAHQASFVMGPDEHLDAVLAGYAEAGADTDARIRSVPDLSVEQALPVTPWWPEGSRWSARRVALHVALETAQHCGHADILREAIDGQKTMG, encoded by the coding sequence GTGTCCGCCGAGCACGACCTGCTGATCGAAGCCCTGAACCATCAGCGCGACCTGCTGCGGCACACCGCCGCCGGGCTGAGCGACGAGCAGGCCCGGGTCGCGAGCACGGTCAGCGCGCTCTGCGTCGGAGGCCTGGTGAAGCATCTGACCAACGTCGAACGGCGGTGGACGAACTTCATCACCGTCGGGGCGGAGGCATTCGGCAATTTCAGTGCGGAGTCGTTCGCCGCCCATCAGGCCAGCTTCGTGATGGGCCCCGACGAGCACCTGGACGCGGTGCTGGCCGGCTACGCGGAGGCCGGTGCTGACACCGACGCACGCATCCGCTCGGTGCCCGACCTGTCCGTCGAGCAAGCGCTGCCGGTCACGCCGTGGTGGCCGGAGGGTTCGCGGTGGAGCGCCCGTCGGGTGGCGCTGCACGTGGCCCTGGAAACCGCCCAGCACTGCGGGCACGCCGACATCCTCCGCGAGGCCATCGACGGCCAGAAGACGATGGGCTGA
- the miaB gene encoding tRNA (N6-isopentenyl adenosine(37)-C2)-methylthiotransferase MiaB yields the protein MSRTYQIRTYGCQMNVHDSERLAGSLEAAGYLRVGDDEVPDVVVYNTCAVRENADNRLYGNLGHVASVKAGRPGMQIAVGGCLAQKDRSEIVRRAPWVDVVFGTHNVGSLPVLLERARVMEEAQVEILESLEVFPSTLPARRESTYAAWVAISVGCNNTCTFCIVPSLRGTEKDRRPGDILAEIEALVADGVVEVTLLGQNVNSYGVEFGDREAFGQLLRACGGIDGLERVRFTSPHPAYFTDDVIAAMAQTPNVMPALHMPLQSGSDAILRAMRRSYRAERYLGIIERVRAAIPDAAITTDIIVGFPGETEADFTATLEVVAAAKFASAFTFQYSKRPGTPAADLPDQVPAEVVQERYLRLVALQEQISWDQAKMQVGREVEVLVATGEGRKDADTARMTGRARDNRLVHFRPADDAALPRPGDFLTAEITYAAPHHLVADRGVSAPRRTRAGEAWDAAQAAAADAPTGPGDGSPVLLGMPQVGAQVGARG from the coding sequence GTGTCCCGCACCTACCAGATCCGCACCTACGGGTGCCAGATGAACGTCCACGACTCCGAGCGCCTCGCCGGGTCGCTGGAGGCTGCGGGCTACCTGCGGGTGGGCGACGACGAGGTCCCCGACGTTGTCGTCTACAACACCTGTGCGGTGCGGGAGAACGCCGACAACCGGCTCTACGGCAACCTCGGCCACGTCGCCTCGGTCAAGGCCGGGAGGCCGGGGATGCAGATCGCGGTCGGTGGTTGCCTGGCGCAGAAGGACCGCTCGGAGATCGTGCGTCGGGCGCCCTGGGTCGACGTGGTCTTCGGGACCCACAACGTGGGTTCGCTGCCGGTGCTGCTCGAACGCGCTCGAGTCATGGAGGAGGCGCAGGTCGAGATCCTCGAGTCACTCGAGGTGTTCCCCTCGACGTTGCCGGCCCGGCGCGAAAGCACCTACGCGGCGTGGGTCGCGATCTCGGTCGGCTGCAACAACACCTGCACGTTCTGCATCGTCCCGTCGCTGCGGGGCACCGAGAAGGACCGGCGGCCCGGCGACATCCTGGCCGAGATCGAGGCCCTGGTCGCCGACGGCGTCGTCGAGGTGACGCTGCTCGGGCAGAACGTGAACTCCTACGGCGTCGAATTCGGCGACCGCGAGGCGTTCGGCCAGTTGCTTCGGGCCTGTGGCGGGATCGACGGTCTGGAGCGCGTCCGGTTCACCTCACCCCACCCGGCCTACTTCACCGACGACGTCATCGCGGCGATGGCGCAGACCCCGAACGTGATGCCCGCGCTGCACATGCCGCTGCAGTCCGGGTCCGACGCGATCCTGCGGGCGATGCGCCGCTCCTACCGGGCCGAGCGCTATCTCGGGATCATCGAGCGGGTCCGCGCCGCCATCCCGGACGCGGCGATCACCACCGACATCATCGTGGGCTTCCCCGGCGAGACCGAGGCCGACTTCACGGCCACGCTCGAGGTCGTGGCCGCTGCCAAGTTCGCCTCGGCATTCACGTTCCAGTACTCGAAACGTCCGGGGACCCCGGCGGCCGATCTGCCCGACCAGGTGCCGGCCGAGGTCGTCCAGGAGCGTTACCTCCGGTTGGTCGCGCTCCAGGAGCAGATCTCCTGGGACCAGGCAAAAATGCAGGTGGGTCGCGAGGTCGAGGTGCTGGTGGCCACCGGCGAGGGCCGCAAGGACGCCGACACCGCGCGCATGACCGGCCGGGCCCGCGACAATCGCCTGGTGCACTTCCGCCCTGCCGACGACGCGGCCTTGCCCCGGCCCGGCGACTTCCTCACCGCCGAGATCACCTACGCCGCCCCGCACCACCTCGTCGCCGACCGTGGCGTCAGCGCGCCCCGCCGAACCCGAGCCGGCGAGGCCTGGGACGCCGCCCAAGCCGCTGCCGCCGACGCGCCTACGGGGCCCGGGGACGGCTCACCGGTCCTGCTCGGGATGCCCCAGGTCGGCGCCCAGGTAGGCGCCCGGGGCTGA
- a CDS encoding regulatory protein RecX, translated as MRAAAGRPVGPERQDTSSGDAPDEETKARDLCLRQLTAGPRTAAQLAAAMARRGIDEQVAQRVLERLTEVGLVDDVAFAEAWVGSRHAGRGLARRALAHELRSRGVADPLVEEAVAGLDPDREADTARELAAKRLAATRGLDTTVRFRRTASLLARKGYSSQLAYRVIREALEAEGAVFEP; from the coding sequence ATGCGGGCTGCTGCCGGTCGCCCAGTCGGCCCGGAGCGCCAGGACACCTCGTCCGGGGATGCCCCGGACGAGGAGACGAAGGCCCGCGACCTGTGCCTGCGTCAGCTGACCGCCGGGCCGCGCACGGCGGCGCAACTGGCTGCGGCGATGGCCCGGCGGGGGATCGACGAGCAGGTGGCGCAGCGGGTCCTCGAGCGGCTGACCGAGGTCGGGTTGGTCGACGACGTGGCGTTCGCCGAGGCCTGGGTGGGCAGTCGACACGCCGGGCGCGGGTTGGCCCGGCGCGCCCTGGCCCACGAACTGCGCAGCCGTGGCGTCGCCGACCCCTTGGTGGAGGAGGCGGTCGCCGGGCTCGACCCGGACCGCGAGGCGGACACCGCCCGCGAGCTCGCCGCCAAGCGCCTGGCCGCCACCCGCGGCCTGGACACCACCGTGCGCTTCCGCCGCACCGCCTCGCTGCTGGCACGAAAGGGGTACTCCTCGCAGCTGGCCTACCGGGTGATCCGGGAGGCGCTGGAGGCCGAGGGCGCAGTGTTTGAGCCCTGA